TGGAAGTTCATTAGAATTTCAAAAAGTAAATGGAAGAGTTTGATGTAAAAGTGATGAGCAATGAATGTTCCATCTAATGTTGATTAATAGCATATGATTGATTTTGAGAAAAAAGCATATACTACTGATTTTCTTGAGGATGCTACTGCACTAAGAGCACTCAGCATTTCATGTTGTTAAGATACCTTGTATTGGAGAAGCATACACAATCAATAGTGAAACCAAGGACAACTTCCATTCGCATCAGGGATCCTGATTTGGAACAGATTGCAAATGACATGAGAAATAATCGAAACTACAGGGAAATGATCGAAAACTACGTCAGGGCCAACAAGCTAGAGCCAGGATGAAGTCAGAACATGCTAAAAATTTCGGAGGCCCATAACTTGACAGGAATTACTATCACATGTTTGCTGGAAAGCTTCCAGTATCTTCCCCATGATGTCAAGCCCAACAAATATGTCCCAGCTGGATTTTGTAAAGTAAAAGGATATCTGGTCTGAAGTTAAAAGAAATTCAAAGACGTCTATTTTAAGATGTTCAGATTTTGGTTATTTCTGATGGAGAAGCGCTCTTTCTACTTATATTTTCTCTATTCCAAGCATTTAAACTCGATTTTTGAATCTATGTTATATGAGTCTGTCTTACTCCTATGGTTTTATTTATGGGAAATTTACTACTCAGGTTAAGGTTTTGAGATGTAAATCATGGTAAAACTATATTAAGTCTCGAAGAAATGCCAAAGTTTTTAGCAAGGTGCTGCTTGCCCATTATCAATAATCTTCAAGATGTTATGGTTTTCTCATAGCTctctctttgatttttttttcattaaagtcCCTGCATGAAAtaacctcttccaaaaccagCAAGTAATGGCTTCCAGAACTTAAACAACCACGTAAACTTTATTGAGATACAGATTTTACTGCACGATGTAAAACGAGGACTCGGAGAACATAAACATCATAACCAGAGCAGGTAACTCTCTGCCATGAAAGACAACTCCAATGCTAGTTATTCTCAAGACACCAAAATCTGACAACGAAATTATCATGACCAGCACAACATTGCTACTTTATGTTAGGAGGCCATTCATCAACAATGTTTGGTGCAGAAACAGCGGCGGCGGAAGCCCCGACACTTCCCTCCAGGGAAGCCCTCCGTTTTGCAGACATTTGCACAGTTGTCAGAGCGCACACATGGTCCCTTGAACCTGTGGCTCTGCGACTCACATGTTCTTGCCTCCACCTTCATCGTAGCCATCTCTGTATAGAGTGGACACAACGAATAATCACAACTTTGTTAGATATGGAGTAATATAAATGCCGTGTtttaccaaaaacaaaaaaaaatgaacaaaaatATAATCCCATATGGAAGTAAAAGAAGAAATGATGACAAGAAAGAAACTAGAGCTTTTCATGAACTATAGCATTTTCTAATAGATCATGCAGTATAGTCATAATTTAAATAGTTCAAGAGCAGCCAGCTTTTAAGTGATTTTATGTTAAAATACTTTGTAGGACCCTGAC
The DNA window shown above is from Phoenix dactylifera cultivar Barhee BC4 unplaced genomic scaffold, palm_55x_up_171113_PBpolish2nd_filt_p 002396F, whole genome shotgun sequence and carries:
- the LOC120109565 gene encoding defensin Ec-AMP-D2-like; amino-acid sequence: MERSRRMLPAILLLVLLIVASEMATMKVEARTCESQSHRFKGPCVRSDNCANVCKTEGFPGGKCRGFRRRCFCTKHC